From one Ochrobactrum vermis genomic stretch:
- a CDS encoding 3-keto-5-aminohexanoate cleavage protein produces MTDKKKTRRKVIITCAVTGSVHTPTMSPHLPVTPDEIASEAIAAAEAGASILHLHARDPRDGRPSANPDLFMQFLPRIKQSTSAVVNISTGGSSLMTLEDRLAAPLKAEPEMCSLNMGSMNFALFPALDKPREWKHAWEPELLEATRHSIFKNTFADMEGILTSLGQGCGTRFEFECYDVGHLYSLAYFRDRGLVSGHLFIQFVFGVLGGIGADPDNLMHMKRIADKLFGDDYSFSVLAAGRHQIPMITMAAAMGGNVRVGLEDSLYDGRGQLAKSNADQVRRIRGILDGLSLDVATPDEAREYLGLKGGDRVAF; encoded by the coding sequence ATGACCGACAAGAAGAAAACGCGTCGCAAGGTGATTATCACCTGCGCGGTGACGGGCTCCGTCCATACGCCGACCATGTCACCGCATCTGCCGGTGACACCGGATGAGATCGCCAGCGAAGCCATTGCGGCGGCGGAAGCGGGCGCATCCATCCTGCATCTTCACGCCCGCGATCCACGCGACGGCAGGCCGTCCGCCAATCCAGACCTGTTCATGCAGTTCCTGCCGCGTATCAAGCAATCGACGAGCGCGGTGGTGAATATTTCCACCGGTGGCTCGTCGCTGATGACGCTGGAAGACCGGCTGGCCGCGCCGCTCAAGGCAGAACCGGAAATGTGTTCGCTCAACATGGGCTCGATGAATTTCGCGCTGTTTCCGGCCCTCGACAAGCCGCGTGAATGGAAACATGCGTGGGAACCGGAATTGCTGGAAGCCACGCGCCATTCGATTTTCAAGAACACTTTCGCGGATATGGAAGGCATTTTGACCAGCCTCGGACAGGGCTGCGGCACGCGCTTCGAGTTTGAATGCTACGATGTCGGCCATCTCTATTCGCTGGCATATTTCCGCGACCGGGGACTGGTGTCGGGCCATTTGTTCATCCAGTTCGTCTTCGGTGTTCTGGGCGGTATCGGGGCCGATCCGGACAATCTCATGCATATGAAGCGCATCGCCGACAAATTGTTCGGGGACGACTATTCCTTCTCCGTGCTGGCGGCGGGACGGCATCAGATCCCGATGATCACCATGGCGGCTGCCATGGGCGGCAATGTTCGCGTCGGGCTGGAAGACAGCCTCTATGACGGGCGCGGCCAGCTCGCCAAAAGCAATGCCGATCAGGTGCGGCGCATCCGCGGCATCCTCGACGGCCTGTCGCTGGACGTTGCAACGCCTGACGAGGCGCGTGAATATCTGGGCCTTAAGGGTGGAGACAGGGTGGCGTTCTAG